The following are encoded in a window of Sutcliffiella horikoshii genomic DNA:
- the cspC gene encoding cold shock protein CspC, which yields MEQGTVKWFNAEKGFGFIERENGDDVFVHFSAIQSEGFKSLDEGQKVTFDVEQGARGAQASNVQKAS from the coding sequence ATGGAACAAGGTACAGTAAAATGGTTTAATGCAGAAAAAGGTTTTGGATTTATCGAACGCGAAAACGGAGACGACGTATTCGTACATTTCTCCGCAATCCAAAGCGAAGGCTTCAAATCTTTAGACGAAGGTCAAAAAGTAACATTTGACGTTGAGCAAGGTGCTCGCGGAGCTCAAGCTTCTAACGTTCAAAAAGCTTCTTAA
- a CDS encoding CarD family transcriptional regulator, which translates to MEVDYLFKIGDNVVYPMHGVGIIKDIEEKEISGEKQQYYVISMLISNMQIMIPTGKILSSSIRPVTDIIALKHIMHIFQHGESDRLLPWKQRFKLNTEKIKTGKILEGAEVVRDLLRMKKEKALNSSEKRMLNNANEFLISELRLIKGITENQIKSFC; encoded by the coding sequence ATGGAGGTGGATTATTTGTTTAAAATTGGCGATAACGTTGTTTATCCAATGCACGGAGTAGGTATAATTAAAGACATAGAAGAAAAGGAAATCTCAGGGGAAAAACAACAATATTATGTGATAAGCATGTTAATCAGTAATATGCAAATCATGATTCCTACGGGTAAAATATTGAGTTCAAGTATACGCCCCGTTACTGACATCATTGCATTGAAACACATCATGCACATTTTTCAGCATGGAGAATCAGATAGATTACTGCCGTGGAAACAAAGATTTAAATTGAACACGGAAAAAATTAAAACGGGCAAAATATTAGAAGGTGCTGAAGTTGTGCGTGATCTGTTGCGTATGAAGAAAGAGAAAGCACTTAATTCAAGCGAAAAAAGAATGCTGAACAACGCAAATGAATTTTTGATTAGTGAACTAAGATTAATCAAAGGGATCACGGAAAATCAAATTAAAAGCTTTTGTTAA
- a CDS encoding response regulator transcription factor: MRVLIVEDDRTIAVGLEYSLRQEGYETILCPDVRSAESAIGEKLNEIDLCLFDLSLPDGSGYDLCEQVKKREDKPVIFLTAFDDEVNVVMGLDMGADDYITKPFRVRELLSRIKSVLRRYHKQPEQVKSYIDIENIRINTLEGKVFKNGEEVLLTALEYRLLMIFANHIGQVLTRAQLLDRIWDVAGDFVNDNTLTVYIKRLREKLEDNPQSPVIIRTVRGMGYKAGQ, translated from the coding sequence ATGAGAGTGTTGATAGTGGAGGACGATAGGACGATTGCTGTTGGTTTGGAGTATTCTCTTCGGCAGGAGGGGTATGAGACTATTCTTTGTCCTGATGTTCGATCAGCAGAGTCGGCGATCGGTGAGAAGCTTAATGAGATAGATTTATGTTTATTTGATTTGTCTTTACCTGATGGAAGCGGTTATGACCTTTGTGAACAGGTTAAGAAGCGTGAGGACAAACCGGTAATTTTTCTTACGGCCTTTGATGATGAGGTCAATGTGGTGATGGGGCTTGATATGGGAGCGGATGATTATATTACGAAGCCATTCAGAGTCCGTGAGCTGCTTTCCCGGATTAAATCGGTCTTACGGCGCTACCATAAGCAGCCTGAGCAGGTCAAAAGCTACATAGATATCGAGAATATCCGTATCAACACTTTGGAAGGAAAAGTATTCAAAAATGGGGAAGAGGTTCTGCTGACCGCATTGGAATACCGACTGTTGATGATCTTTGCAAACCATATCGGGCAAGTGCTGACGAGAGCTCAGCTGCTTGACCGAATATGGGATGTGGCAGGGGATTTTGTCAATGACAATACGCTCACTGTGTATATCAAACGTTTGCGGGAAAAGCTGGAGGACAACCCTCAAAGCCCAGTGATCATCCGGACCGTCCGCGGTATGGGCTATAAGGCAGGTCAATGA
- a CDS encoding HAMP domain-containing sensor histidine kinase translates to MWRNREVQLYVSIMILIGAVLSGATAFLSTSAAILVLVTSVLLITCSLVFTKWRYREIEKLSGYLRRISNGDYELDVRDNYEGELSILKSDIYKVTLMLSEQRSYLEQDKVKLTNAISDISHQLKTPLTSMMVMADLLSDNKLHETKRAEFTQNIRVQLERIEWLVSSLLKLSKIDAGTVSFKKDNVSVKGLIERAVQSVLIPMDIKEQTLLVEGDNTVTFTGDNHWTAEAMINILKNCVEHTSVGGQVSISFSENPLYTEIKVKDNGHGIPKEDLPYIFRRFYKGKNAGEDSVGIGLAMAYSIITSQQGDIEVRSEQGKGTEFHIKFYNKAST, encoded by the coding sequence ATGTGGCGTAACAGAGAAGTTCAACTATATGTAAGCATCATGATCTTGATCGGCGCTGTATTAAGCGGGGCAACGGCTTTCTTGTCCACCTCTGCAGCAATACTTGTTTTGGTTACTTCCGTGCTGCTTATTACATGCAGTTTGGTCTTCACCAAGTGGAGGTACCGGGAAATCGAAAAACTATCTGGGTACTTACGCCGTATCAGCAATGGAGATTATGAATTGGATGTCCGTGACAACTATGAGGGTGAACTGAGTATTTTAAAAAGTGATATCTATAAAGTCACTCTGATGCTTTCAGAGCAGCGTTCCTATTTGGAACAGGATAAAGTCAAATTAACGAATGCGATATCAGATATCTCGCATCAATTGAAAACTCCGCTTACCTCCATGATGGTCATGGCGGATTTGCTCAGCGATAATAAACTCCATGAAACAAAGCGTGCTGAATTCACCCAGAACATTCGTGTGCAATTAGAAAGAATCGAGTGGCTTGTGTCTTCCCTTTTGAAATTATCCAAAATTGATGCCGGGACTGTCAGTTTTAAAAAAGACAATGTTTCAGTCAAGGGCCTTATTGAAAGGGCTGTGCAGTCTGTGTTAATTCCAATGGACATTAAGGAACAGACCTTATTAGTGGAAGGGGACAACACTGTCACGTTTACAGGAGATAATCATTGGACGGCAGAGGCGATGATAAATATTTTAAAAAATTGTGTGGAACATACTTCGGTTGGCGGCCAGGTATCCATTTCGTTTTCAGAAAACCCCCTCTACACAGAGATAAAGGTAAAGGATAATGGGCATGGCATCCCAAAGGAAGATCTCCCCTATATCTTCAGGCGTTTTTATAAAGGGAAAAATGCAGGAGAAGACAGTGTGGGAATCGGGCTTGCTATGGCGTATAGCATTATCACCAGCCAACAGGGGGATATCGAGGTCAGAAGTGAACAAGGCAAGGGGACCGAGTTTCATATAAAGTTTTATAACAAGGCTAGCACCTGA
- a CDS encoding ABC transporter ATP-binding protein, with protein sequence MSILQIENLSKVYGKGDTAVKALDDVSFSVKKGEFVAIIGPSGSGKSTLLHLLGGVDRPSSGKVLVDNTDIYQLNETQLAIFRRRQIGLIYQFYNLIPILTVEENMTLPLLLDEHKVDQKQFSDIASTLGLDHRLNHLPNQLSGGQQQRVSIGRALISNPAIILADEPTGNLDSKNSGEIMELLKMFNKTFNQTLIVITHDERIALQADRVIEINDGKVAKDEVIRP encoded by the coding sequence ATGAGCATTTTACAAATAGAAAATCTGTCTAAGGTTTATGGTAAGGGAGATACAGCGGTAAAGGCATTGGATGATGTATCATTTTCAGTAAAAAAAGGGGAGTTTGTTGCAATTATCGGTCCATCTGGATCCGGTAAATCAACGCTTCTTCATTTACTTGGTGGAGTGGATAGACCTTCAAGTGGTAAGGTGCTTGTTGATAACACCGATATCTATCAATTGAATGAAACGCAGCTGGCGATTTTTAGACGCAGGCAGATCGGGTTGATCTACCAGTTTTATAATCTGATCCCGATTTTGACAGTGGAAGAAAATATGACACTGCCATTATTGTTGGATGAACACAAAGTGGACCAGAAGCAATTTAGTGATATAGCGTCCACACTTGGATTGGACCATCGTCTGAATCACTTGCCAAATCAACTTTCCGGCGGACAGCAGCAGCGAGTATCTATCGGAAGGGCACTAATCAGCAATCCGGCAATTATTCTTGCGGATGAGCCAACAGGAAATCTCGACAGCAAAAATAGCGGCGAGATCATGGAGCTTTTGAAAATGTTCAATAAAACTTTCAATCAGACGCTTATCGTCATTACCCATGATGAAAGGATTGCCCTGCAGGCTGACCGTGTCATTGAAATCAATGATGGAAAAGTTGCCAAGGACGAGGTGATCCGTCCATGA
- a CDS encoding ABC transporter permease, producing the protein MNIINKLTLRHLKKNKRRTMVTIIGVIISVAMVMAVATLGVSFLDLLKRQTIADNGEWHVQYKNVTSEQIIAIEEDGDTKDLILSSDMGYAMLEGDEVTDKPYLFFKGYNEKGFEQFPIELSGGRLPKAANEVVVSDHLVKDTGINYEIGTEITVAIGNRMMEGEPDPLLQNYSVQRDEERLLENLEVHSTETFTVVGTMERPSWEDPWAPGYTVINYIDQENLNQKVNVDAVVVVKDLNRSIFKQAEQLAQQNDIVGVGFNDELLRYYGITDNDNLHTTMYSLAGIIIAVIVIGSVSLIYNAFAISVSERARHLGMLSSVGATKKQKRNSVFFEGAVVGLISIPIGVLAGLVGIAITFMFINTFISGALGATEELKVVITPASVLIACLISSATIFVSTYMPARKASKVSAIDAIRQTQDIKLTGKVVKTSKLVRKIFGLEAEIGLKNVKRNKKRYYATLFSLVISIVLFLSVSFFTQNLSKSVEMSQDGIDFDIAVSEGSGDISTLESLVQLEGITEHSLHKSIQLTSLIDEEMFPPLLLEYIEKEGGALQDGKYPFYINFYGLSESSFQEYADKVGTDPAIYQDPNNPKAIIIDTISYQDYEASKFVETESIQTKPGDRIELLFTDYDTNETTTLSDLEIGALTDELLMGTRTASLGGLDVIVPMETFNSILNEGAASQVQSSLYLNTSDPTEMQETLEEVVPSSMYIYNAVESRERDQQMIMFLSVFTYGFIALISLISIANIFNTISTGISLRKREFAMLKSVGMTPKGFNKMINYESIFYGVNSLLIGLPISIGVMYLLYRSVNATFEYGFSLPWLEILFVIAAIFVIVSSAMLYSISKIKKENIIDGLKQENI; encoded by the coding sequence ATGAACATCATCAATAAGCTGACACTAAGGCATCTGAAGAAAAATAAGAGAAGGACAATGGTGACCATCATTGGTGTCATCATCTCGGTTGCGATGGTGATGGCTGTCGCGACGCTAGGAGTCTCCTTTCTAGACCTTTTGAAAAGGCAAACTATTGCAGACAATGGAGAGTGGCATGTTCAATATAAAAATGTCACCAGTGAGCAAATAATAGCAATTGAAGAAGATGGGGATACGAAAGACCTGATTCTTTCCAGCGATATGGGTTATGCAATGTTGGAAGGTGATGAGGTGACGGATAAGCCCTATCTCTTTTTTAAAGGATACAATGAAAAGGGATTTGAACAATTTCCAATTGAGTTAAGCGGTGGACGCCTGCCTAAAGCGGCAAACGAAGTAGTTGTGTCAGATCATCTTGTGAAAGACACCGGCATTAACTATGAAATCGGCACTGAAATAACCGTTGCAATCGGGAATCGCATGATGGAAGGTGAACCCGACCCATTATTGCAGAACTATTCGGTTCAAAGGGATGAAGAGAGACTTCTTGAAAACTTAGAGGTCCATTCAACAGAAACTTTCACGGTGGTAGGAACAATGGAAAGACCATCATGGGAGGATCCGTGGGCACCCGGATATACGGTGATCAACTATATCGATCAGGAAAATCTGAATCAAAAGGTGAATGTTGATGCCGTTGTGGTGGTTAAGGATCTAAACCGTTCCATTTTCAAACAAGCGGAACAACTAGCACAACAAAACGATATAGTAGGGGTAGGTTTCAATGATGAACTGCTCCGATATTATGGTATCACTGATAACGATAATCTCCATACGACTATGTATTCATTAGCGGGAATCATTATTGCTGTCATCGTGATTGGTTCGGTATCTCTGATATATAATGCTTTTGCCATCAGCGTTTCCGAACGGGCAAGGCATTTGGGTATGCTTTCAAGTGTTGGGGCAACCAAGAAGCAAAAACGTAATTCGGTCTTCTTTGAAGGGGCAGTCGTTGGGTTGATCAGTATCCCGATCGGTGTCTTAGCCGGTCTTGTTGGGATAGCGATTACCTTTATGTTCATTAACACCTTTATTTCGGGTGCATTGGGGGCAACTGAAGAGCTTAAAGTGGTGATCACGCCGGCTTCCGTCCTGATTGCCTGCTTGATTTCGAGTGCCACCATTTTTGTTTCCACTTACATGCCTGCCCGTAAAGCATCCAAAGTCTCAGCCATTGATGCAATCCGCCAGACACAGGATATTAAGCTGACTGGTAAAGTTGTTAAGACCTCCAAACTGGTCAGAAAAATATTCGGCCTGGAAGCGGAAATCGGACTGAAAAATGTAAAAAGGAACAAGAAAAGGTATTATGCCACATTGTTCTCACTCGTTATCAGCATCGTTCTTTTTCTATCCGTTTCGTTCTTTACGCAGAATTTGAGCAAATCGGTGGAAATGTCACAGGATGGCATCGACTTTGATATTGCAGTTTCAGAAGGAAGCGGGGACATTTCCACTTTGGAATCGTTGGTACAACTAGAAGGCATAACGGAACATAGCCTTCACAAGTCCATCCAGTTAACGTCCTTAATAGATGAAGAGATGTTTCCTCCATTATTACTCGAATATATAGAGAAGGAAGGTGGGGCACTCCAAGATGGAAAATACCCATTTTACATTAATTTTTATGGCTTAAGTGAAAGCAGTTTTCAGGAGTATGCAGATAAAGTCGGCACAGACCCTGCGATTTATCAGGACCCTAATAACCCGAAGGCTATCATTATCGATACGATCTCCTATCAAGATTACGAAGCATCTAAGTTTGTTGAAACGGAATCGATCCAAACAAAGCCAGGTGATAGGATAGAGCTGCTATTTACCGACTATGATACAAACGAAACCACTACTCTTTCGGATTTGGAAATCGGCGCACTTACAGACGAACTTCTAATGGGTACCAGAACGGCAAGTCTTGGTGGGTTGGATGTCATAGTCCCCATGGAAACGTTCAATAGTATTCTAAATGAGGGGGCGGCAAGCCAAGTTCAATCCTCTTTGTATTTGAATACTAGTGATCCAACGGAGATGCAAGAAACGTTAGAGGAAGTCGTCCCTTCCTCGATGTATATTTATAACGCGGTAGAAAGCAGAGAGCGTGACCAACAAATGATCATGTTCCTGTCGGTATTCACCTATGGATTCATCGCCTTGATTTCCTTGATTTCCATTGCCAATATCTTTAATACCATTTCTACCGGTATCTCTTTGCGGAAAAGGGAATTTGCGATGCTAAAGTCTGTCGGAATGACCCCAAAAGGTTTTAACAAAATGATCAACTACGAAAGCATTTTTTATGGAGTCAATTCCCTCCTAATTGGTTTGCCAATCAGTATAGGTGTTATGTATTTATTATATCGCTCAGTAAACGCAACCTTTGAATATGGTTTTAGCTTGCCGTGGCTCGAAATCCTGTTTGTGATAGCTGCCATTTTCGTTATCGTCAGCTCGGCCATGCTATATTCTATATCAAAAATAAAGAAAGAAAATATCATTGATGGTTTGAAACAAGAGAATATATAA
- a CDS encoding VOC family protein, whose product MSFTINKIDHVQLAMPKGQEDEARRFYGEILVLEEVEKPETLRKRGGVWFARGAVHLHLGVEEPFVPAKKAHPAFEVHQIEEFKSYLSSRAVEYTVDDNLPGANRIYVSDPFGNRLEFLEWV is encoded by the coding sequence ATGTCATTTACTATCAACAAAATCGACCATGTACAGCTTGCTATGCCGAAGGGGCAGGAGGATGAAGCACGAAGATTTTATGGTGAGATTTTAGTATTGGAAGAAGTGGAAAAGCCGGAGACACTTAGAAAAAGAGGCGGGGTTTGGTTTGCTAGAGGGGCTGTTCATCTTCATTTAGGGGTGGAGGAGCCTTTTGTTCCTGCCAAAAAGGCACATCCGGCATTTGAGGTACATCAAATAGAAGAATTTAAAAGCTACTTGAGCTCGCGGGCGGTGGAGTACACGGTGGACGACAATCTTCCTGGGGCAAATAGAATTTATGTAAGTGATCCTTTTGGAAACAGGCTTGAGTTTTTGGAGTGGGTGTGA
- a CDS encoding anti-sigma regulatory factor produces MDIKHQLTIKDDKDIIMARRLGREIATSMGFSYIDQVRITTAISELARNAIKYAGSGTVCIEVIHKYAPGLSVIVVDNGPGITSIGKALEDGYSTSDSLGAGLPGVKRMMDEFMIDSAMEKGTRIEVVKWLRG; encoded by the coding sequence ATGGATATTAAACACCAACTCACCATCAAAGACGACAAAGATATCATCATGGCCAGAAGACTTGGAAGAGAAATAGCCACCAGTATGGGTTTTAGCTATATCGATCAAGTCCGCATTACTACCGCCATTTCAGAACTGGCACGAAACGCGATTAAATATGCCGGATCCGGAACTGTATGCATTGAAGTGATACATAAATACGCACCAGGATTAAGTGTAATAGTAGTCGATAACGGACCCGGAATAACCAGCATCGGCAAAGCATTGGAAGACGGCTACTCCACCTCCGATAGCCTCGGAGCAGGACTACCCGGAGTAAAAAGAATGATGGATGAATTTATGATAGACTCCGCGATGGAGAAGGGTACCAGAATTGAAGTGGTCAAATGGTTGAGGGGGTAG
- a CDS encoding Na-translocating system protein MpsC family protein, whose product MEVKLQQSELSSEIGRLLRKHFGKGPEAVFVTIASPYVIIYLRHFLSPIENMLLEDNHTMTVEEIRDKMMRKLNDKIKEMIHSVTGLPIKEFYYDWTFQNGSGLLVGVEEKTERFFEYNYPNRREIETIIAKISAEAEKHPDITYSHMLNDRTLIIIREGILVRIEEQLIELGFEEALTLAKRKLEKNLLFQAKPSFQQLLQKEIQEIFVNWDFTLDKSVIVFILAPQKNNGQ is encoded by the coding sequence ATGGAAGTAAAACTGCAGCAGTCCGAGTTATCGAGCGAAATTGGAAGATTACTAAGAAAGCACTTTGGAAAAGGACCCGAGGCTGTCTTTGTAACTATCGCATCACCATATGTCATCATCTACTTACGCCACTTCCTATCTCCCATAGAAAATATGCTTCTCGAAGACAATCATACGATGACGGTCGAAGAGATACGAGATAAAATGATGCGTAAATTGAACGACAAAATAAAAGAAATGATTCATTCCGTCACAGGATTACCGATAAAAGAGTTCTATTATGACTGGACTTTCCAGAACGGATCTGGCCTCTTGGTCGGAGTAGAGGAAAAAACTGAGAGATTCTTTGAATACAATTATCCTAATCGACGAGAAATTGAGACTATCATCGCCAAAATCAGCGCCGAGGCAGAGAAACATCCGGACATTACATATTCTCATATGTTAAACGACCGTACGTTGATCATAATTAGGGAAGGCATCCTCGTTCGAATAGAGGAGCAACTTATTGAACTTGGATTCGAAGAAGCGCTGACTCTCGCAAAAAGGAAACTGGAGAAAAATCTCCTATTCCAAGCGAAACCATCTTTTCAACAACTGTTACAAAAAGAAATCCAAGAAATATTTGTAAACTGGGACTTCACCCTAGACAAAAGCGTCATCGTATTTATATTGGCGCCACAAAAAAATAACGGGCAGTAA
- a CDS encoding AAA family ATPase, with amino-acid sequence MIGKEHVAELSIVALLAGGHVLLEDVPGVGKTLMVRSLAKSVGANFKRIQFTPDLLPSDVTGSSIYNPKELKFEFRPGPIMGNIVLADEINRTSPKTQAALLEGMEEGSVTVDGNTLSLGSPFFVMATQNPIEYEGTYPLPEAQLDRFLFKMNMGYPTPQEEVNILHTTEKKQPINELQSVITLEELQEMQKQVKEVHVDVTVKEYIVDLVNRTRTHQSVYLGASPRGSVALMKAAQAYAFIHGRDYVVPDDIQYLAPYVLPHRIILKSEAKFEGMTAEQVVKKVIDRTPIPVQRSMTR; translated from the coding sequence ATGATTGGGAAAGAACATGTGGCGGAATTGAGTATTGTCGCCTTGCTTGCTGGAGGGCATGTACTGCTAGAGGATGTACCAGGAGTAGGGAAGACATTGATGGTGCGTTCCCTTGCCAAGTCTGTCGGGGCGAATTTTAAACGCATTCAGTTCACTCCTGACCTTTTGCCTTCAGATGTAACAGGTAGCTCCATTTACAATCCAAAAGAATTAAAGTTCGAATTCAGGCCTGGCCCAATTATGGGGAATATAGTCCTTGCGGATGAAATTAACCGTACATCACCGAAAACACAGGCCGCTTTATTAGAGGGAATGGAAGAGGGCAGTGTAACAGTGGATGGCAACACGCTTTCACTCGGCAGTCCGTTCTTTGTTATGGCCACTCAGAACCCGATTGAATATGAGGGAACATATCCACTGCCAGAGGCGCAGCTTGACCGCTTTTTATTCAAAATGAACATGGGTTACCCAACGCCTCAAGAAGAAGTGAATATTTTACATACAACCGAAAAAAAACAGCCGATCAATGAATTGCAATCGGTTATTACATTGGAAGAGCTTCAAGAAATGCAAAAGCAGGTAAAAGAAGTGCATGTGGATGTGACGGTAAAAGAGTACATCGTGGACTTGGTTAATCGAACGCGTACCCATCAATCCGTTTACTTGGGAGCGAGTCCGCGTGGTTCCGTGGCATTGATGAAAGCAGCACAAGCATATGCCTTTATTCATGGCCGAGATTATGTGGTGCCGGATGATATTCAATATTTGGCTCCTTACGTGTTGCCGCACAGGATTATCTTGAAATCAGAGGCGAAGTTTGAGGGAATGACAGCGGAGCAAGTAGTGAAAAAGGTGATTGACCGCACACCGATTCCGGTTCAAAGGTCGATGACAAGATAA
- a CDS encoding DUF58 domain-containing protein produces MKAFFQKAKKVWKLVSFLLLVATTFVYAMFQGGFVSWFLFISFLPFALYAFLILVYPLKDFDVSRTINQEKYRAGDRLVGTITLRRTVPVPLAFLLVEEVLPNDLLFCQQTKQAKRILFPWFKSTITIQYALDRVPRGEHTLTGIRLVTGDFLGLIEKERIIELDQHFLVYPSFTEMTYRQHENKFDQGSTSSKMKMVRDTSMTVGVREYQPGDRFSWIDWKATARRNDIMTKEFEQQQSHDVMLFIDRSQPTSFESAVSYSAAMTKAILKYGSQVGLVSVGEDRSVYSLRSGEEQFAGIYYHLAKIQPNSKRDFSKVIEMEIGKFQPTVTFLFITGKIGRGMVESLEKLSSRHLHLEVHLTKDDGVRLTSEELAYMDLLKRRNILIKTVYPNKTKSPIRSEVS; encoded by the coding sequence ATGAAGGCATTTTTTCAGAAAGCTAAAAAAGTCTGGAAACTGGTTTCTTTTCTGCTATTGGTAGCCACCACATTTGTTTATGCCATGTTCCAAGGCGGGTTTGTCAGCTGGTTTTTATTTATCAGCTTCCTGCCTTTTGCCTTGTATGCTTTTTTAATTTTAGTATATCCACTTAAGGATTTTGACGTCTCAAGAACCATCAATCAGGAAAAATATCGAGCGGGGGACAGGTTGGTAGGAACCATCACTTTAAGGAGAACGGTGCCGGTTCCACTTGCCTTTCTTTTAGTAGAAGAGGTGCTTCCTAACGACCTGTTGTTTTGTCAGCAGACCAAACAGGCAAAACGGATCCTTTTTCCGTGGTTTAAAAGCACGATTACCATTCAATATGCGCTAGATCGTGTCCCGCGCGGGGAGCATACTTTGACAGGCATACGGTTAGTGACGGGTGATTTCCTTGGCTTGATTGAAAAAGAGAGAATCATAGAATTGGATCAACACTTTTTGGTGTATCCAAGTTTTACAGAAATGACGTATAGGCAACACGAAAATAAATTTGATCAAGGGTCCACATCCTCCAAAATGAAGATGGTTCGCGATACGTCCATGACGGTTGGGGTCAGGGAATATCAACCTGGTGACCGGTTCTCCTGGATCGATTGGAAGGCGACCGCGCGACGAAACGATATTATGACCAAGGAATTTGAACAGCAGCAATCACATGATGTTATGTTGTTTATCGATCGTTCCCAACCCACCTCATTTGAAAGTGCGGTAAGTTATAGCGCTGCCATGACCAAAGCTATTCTCAAATATGGATCACAGGTGGGCCTTGTGTCCGTTGGAGAAGATCGATCAGTCTACTCATTGCGAAGTGGGGAAGAGCAGTTTGCAGGAATTTACTATCATCTTGCAAAAATCCAACCGAATAGTAAAAGGGACTTTTCCAAAGTGATTGAAATGGAAATCGGCAAATTTCAGCCAACCGTTACCTTTCTTTTTATCACAGGAAAGATTGGGAGAGGCATGGTGGAAAGCCTAGAGAAACTCTCTTCTAGGCACCTGCATCTAGAAGTGCATCTGACAAAGGATGATGGAGTACGTTTAACGAGTGAAGAACTTGCTTATATGGATCTATTAAAGCGGAGAAATATATTGATTAAAACGGTCTACCCGAATAAAACGAAAAGTCCGATTAGAAGTGAGGTGAGTTAG